The Gammaproteobacteria bacterium region CGTTCCGTGTCCCGCGCGAGTTCCGGATAGTTGGCCTGCAGGACCTGCATGGCGTCTCGTGCGGCCTCGTCGAGATCCAGGGCCCGATAGGCCTGTACCATCATGACCAGGGCGTCCGGGACGGACTCCGCTCCCTGGTAGTTTTCGATCAGATTCTTGCAGCGATTCGCCGCCGCGACGTAGGCGCCGCGGCGCATGTAGAAGTCCGCGATCTTCAGTTCGTGCTCGGCCAGTTCGTTACGCAGGAACACCATCCGGTCGCGTGAGTCTGCAGCGTATTGGCTCGAAGGATAGTTCTTTACGATGTGTCCGAAGTCCTCGAACGCGTCGCGCAGCGGGACGGGATCCTTGCTCGCGGGATCACGACCGTAGAACGGTGTCAGGAAGGTCTGGCCGCGGTTAAAATTCGCCAACCCCCTGAGATAGTACGCATAGTCGATGTTGGGGTTCTGTGGGTGCAGCTTGATGAAACGGTCGGCCGCCGCGATGGCCGAATCCGGCTCTTCCGCCTTGTAGTAGGCGTAGGCGGTTTCGAGCTGGGCCTGCTGTGCGAAACGGCCAAACGGGTAACGCGCCTCGAGCGTCTCGAACAGATCGATCGCGTTGTTGTAGTTTCCGTCATCCAGTTCGCTCTTGGCCTCGTTGTAGAGCTTGCCCGCGGACCAGCCCTTGGTCGGGTCGGTTTCCGTCCAAAGGTTCTTGATGGTCGAGCATCCCGTGGGCAGG contains the following coding sequences:
- a CDS encoding outer membrane protein assembly factor BamD — translated: MHHSSTKTRLRGLAIAAILLTLPTGCSTIKNLWTETDPTKGWSAGKLYNEAKSELDDGNYNNAIDLFETLEARYPFGRFAQQAQLETAYAYYKAEEPDSAIAAADRFIKLHPQNPNIDYAYYLRGLANFNRGQTFLTPFYGRDPASKDPVPLRDAFEDFGHIVKNYPSSQYAADSRDRMVFLRNELAEHELKIADFYMRRGAYVAAANRCKNLIENYQGAESVPDALVMMVQAYRALDLDEAARDAMQVLQANYPELARDTERRREGFFERLF